The Streptomyces sp. NBC_01363 region CCGGGTCGTGACGGACATCAGCTGTGACGTCCATCTGGTCAAGGCGACGAGCGACGACTTCTTCGCCCGCAAGGACCCTCTGCTGCACCTGCGCAACGGACGCAACCCGTTCCGCGCCCTCGCCCGCCGCGATCCGCTCAACGTTCTCGGCGGGGACCCGAAGCTGGAGCTCGCCTTCATCGACGGCATGCACCTCTTCGAGTACGCCCTGCGCGACTTCATGAACGTGGAGAAGCACGCCCGCTGGTCGAGCGTGATCGTGCTGGACGACATGCTGCCGCGCGACGTCGACGAGGCGGCCCGCGACCGGCACACCAAGTACTGGACCGGTGATGTGTACAAGGTGGTGCAGGTGCTGCGCCGCTACCGCCCCGACCTGGTGGTCGTCGAGGTGGACACGGAACCGACCGGCGTGGTCGCCGTGTTCGGCGCCAACCCGGAGAGCGACGTCCTGAAGAACGCGTACGACAAGATCATCGAGGAGTTCGTCGTACCCGATCCGCAGGACGTGCCCCAGGAGGTACTGGTCCGCAAGAACGCCGTCCGGCCCGAGACGCTGCTCCGCGCCGACTTCTGGCCGGCCCTGGCCCGCGCCCGCAATCTGCGCCGCCCGCGCTCCGCGTTCGCGCCGCTGCGCTCGCGCATCGAGGCAGTGACGGGCTGACCCCACCCGGACGACGCGAAGCCCCCGTGATCCGTACGGACCACGGGGGCTTCGGCGTACCGGTGGCTCAGCCGCGGGCGCGCAGCTGCGCGTAGTACTCCTGGCACGCCTCGTACGTGGGCAGCAGGCCCTGCTCCTCGGCCTCGGCCAGCGAGGGCGCCGCGGCGTCCTTGTCGGAGAGCAGCGGGGTGATCCCCTGCGGCCACTCGATGGCCAGCTCGGGGTCGAGCGGGTTGATGCCGTGCTCGCGGCCGGGCGCGTAGCCCTCGGAGCACAGATAGGCGACCGAGGCGTCGTCCGTCAGCGCCATGAAGGCGTGGCCGAGGCCCTCGGCGAGGTAGACGGAGTGGTGGTCGACGTCGTCGAGCCGGACGGCTTCCCACTGCTTGTACGTGGGGGAGCCGACCCGGATGTCCACGATGACGTCGAGCACCGCGCCGCGCACGCACTTGACGTACTTCGCCTGGCTCGGCGGCACGTCGGCGAAGTGCACGCCGCGCAGCGTTCCCCGGCTGGAAATGGAGAAGTTGGCCTGTGCCAGCCGCAGCGTGTGCCCGACGGCCTCGCTGAGCTCCGACGCCTTGAACCACTCGTGGAAGCTGCCGCGGCTGTCCGGGAAGACCTTGGGCTCATGCACCCAGGCCCCTGCGATGGAGAGCTGCCGCATGCGATCACGTCCTTGTTCTGTTGCTCGTGGCCGATGCACTCGGCCGGTGTGTGCTGGTGGGAAGCGTACGGAGGTACGGGGCGCGGGTCAGCCGGTGAACCGGGCGGCGAGCCGGCGCGCCCGCTTGCGGCTCTTGGCGGGGAGCCTGCGCACGAGGGGGCCGCCGACGGTGCGCAGTGCGCGGCGGAGCTTCGCCTTCCTGCGCCTGCCGACGATCCCCCGCATGATCTCGGCGTCGATCGCGGGCAGGCCCTGGGGGACGGTGATCCGGCCGCCCTTGCCGACAGTGACGTCGCAGAGGTGGAACGGGGGGTTCTTGTCGCCGTCCAGCCGGACCGCGAGCTTCCAGGTGCCGGGTGCGACGCCCGGCGCGCGGTCGGGCACGGTGAGGTGGGCCCGGCCGTCGGTGGGGCGCAGGGTGGTGCGGAGCCGGTGGGACGGCCCGTCCGAGCCGTCCGCCGGGCTCAGGACCAGCGTGGTCGCGGAGGGCACGGTGGCGGACGTGGTGAACAGATCGAGCCGCAGTTCGGTACGGCCGCCGGGGGAGCGCCGGACCGGACGCCCTTCGAGGTACTCGGCCAGCCGCTTGGCGCGGCGGGCCACATCGAGGGTGATGTTGCCGTGCGGGTCGGTGAAGTACGGGATGACGGCACGGGCCGGCGAACCCAGCGAGGCGGGCAGGCAGGCGGCGTCCACCTCCGGGGCGCGGTCGGCGCCGAGCCGGGCCTTGCGGACCAGACCGAGACCGCGCAGCGGCACCCAGACGTCCCAGAAGCCGCGCGACACCCGGCCACGGCCCTTGACCGCCTCCGAGCCGATCTGGCCGGTGCCGTGCAGGACGACCTCGCAGACGTCGTCGCCGAGCTCCTCGACCCGGGCGGTGAAGCTCGCGGGGCAGGACCACTCCACGGCGGTCTCGCGGTTGCGTAGCGACAGCTCGGCGGAGAATCCGGACATGTCGTCGGTGACGTCCAGGAGCTCGCCGTCCGGCAGCAGACCCTCGGTGAGGTCGGGGTGCAGGAAGTAGCGCCCGTCGCGGCGCAGCAGCGTCAGCGGGGTCTGGTCCTCGCCGTGGACGAGGCGGCCGCTGATGGTGAGGTCGATCCTGCCGTCCGGCCGCCAGTCGAACTTCTCCAGACGGGCCGCCGCCTTGACCGACGCGGCGAAGCGGGAGATCCGGACGAGGCCCTGGCGGTCGTCGTTGCGCAGCAGCGTGGAGCGCAGCCGGAGCACCGGGCCGAGCCCGTCGTGCACCCCGTCGTCCATGAAGTCCGCGGCCAGGCCCTGGACGGCGTCGCACATCTCGTCCAGGTACGCGGGGTCGTACTTGAGGACGGCGGGCTCGCTGAGCCGGCCGAGCATCTCGACGCGGTAGAAGCGGCGCAGCAGCATGTCCCGGAACTCGCCGGGCTCGGTGTTGTCCACGACGACGTCGAGGACCTCACGGAGGTTGCCGTAGTAGCCGGACGGGACGATCTTCGCGGATCCGGCGTTCTGGCCGTCGTCCCGCCGGGAGTAGTAGTAGCAGGTGTAGTTGCCGAGGATCGAGACGACCTTGGCGGGGAAGTACGCCTGCATCATGTAGAGCTGGTCCTCGAGCCGGCGCTTGCCCTCGGGGTAGGCGATGCCGTTCTCGCGGAGGAACTCCGTACGGAACATCTTGTGCGGCGTGAGGCTGTCGTACAGGGGTGCGTCCTGCAGGGTGCACTTCTCGCGGTTCTTCTTGAACACACCGTGCGGGACGCCGCGGAAGTTGCTCGCCACCTTGCCGATGACGATGTCCGAACCGTTGCGGTGACCCATGTCGTACAGCCGCTGCAGGGCGCCGGAGGCGAGGTAGTCGTCCTGGTCGACGAACTGGACGTACTCGCCCTTCGCCTCGTCCACACCGATGTTGCGGGGCTTTCCGGGCCAGCCGGAATTCGGGATGGTGATGACACGGAAATGCGAGTGTTCCCCGGCCAGCTTCTCGAGCCGCTCACGAGTGTCGTCCGTCGAGCCATCGTTGACGAAGAGAACTTCGAATTCCCCTGCGGGGAGGGTCTGTCGCAGCAGCGAGTCGATGCAGGGGTCGATGTACTTGCCCGGGTTGTATACAGGAATGACGACACTTACTTTGACTGGCATTGCTGCTGTCCCATGTCTGCTAGAAGTCCCTCTGGCCGGCGGCGGATGCGGGGCCTGCGGTGCTGAAAATGGGCATAGGAAGCCACCCGCCGTGCACCCTATCGGCTGTTAGATGATCGGGACGCCCCGATGGTTGCCTGCTCCGGCTCAGCGTGATTCTGCCGACAGTGTGCCGATTCTGCCCGAGGATCCGAAAGTCATTCGGTATGCGCGCGCGGTCGCGCGGACGAAAAAAGCCGGTGCGGTGGAACCGCGGAGCAGCAGTGTTCCGGGGTGCCACGGCCCGCCCGGCCGTGATCACGGGTGCGGCGGACGCGGTCCAGAGGGCGGAACGCACAGGCGCCGCTTTCGCCGCTCGCGTAGATTGCTGGGGCTGGCGAGGCCGAATCATTGGGGATGGACGTGTCAGGGGCAAGGCAGGGCGTCACAGAGGCCCGCAGGATCGTGGTCAAGGTCGGTTCCTCATCCCTCACCACCGCGGCGGGCGGCCTCGACGCGGACCGTGTCGACGCGCTCGTCGACGTACTGGCCAAGGTGAGAAGCGGCGGGGAGCGCGAGATCGTGCTCGTCTCCAGCGGCGCCATCGCGGCCGGGCTCGCCCCGCTCGGACTGCTGCGCCGGCCCAAGGACCTGGCCAGACAGCAGGCCGCCGCCAGTGTCGGCCAGGGACTGCTCGTCGCCCGCTACACCGCCTCCTTCGCACGGTACGGCGTACGCGTCGGCCAGGTGCTGCTCACCAGCAACGACACCAGCCGCCGCGCCCACTACCGCAACGCCTACCGCACCCTCGACCAGCTCCTGGACATGGGCGCGCTCCCGGTCGTCAACGAGAACGACACCGTCGCCACCGACGAGATCCGGTTCGGCGACAACGACCGGCTCGCCGCGCTCGTCGCCCATCTCGTCCGCGCGGACCTGCTGGTCCTCCTCTCGGACGTGGACGGCCTCTACGACGGCGACCCCAGCACCCCGGGCACCTCGCGGGTCGCCGAAGTGGCCGGCCCCGAGGATCTCGCGGGCGTCACCATCGGCAGCGCCGGGAAGGCGGGCGTCGGCACCGGCGGCATGGTCACCAAGGTCGAGGCCGCCCGGATCGCCACGGCCGCCGGGGTCCCCGTCGTCCTCACCTCGGCGAGCCGGGCCGCCGACGCCCTGGCCGGACGCGACACCGGCACGTACTTCCACCGCACCGGACGCCGCTCGGCGGACCGGCTGCTCTGGCTCGCGCACGCCTCCACCCCGCAGGGTTCACTGACCCTCGACGACGGGGCCGTGGAGGCGGTCGTCGAACGTCACAGCTCGCTGCTGCCCGCCGGAATCGCCTCGGTCGAGGGCGAGTTCACCGCCGGTGACCCGGTGGAGCTGCGCGACCTCGAAGGCCGGCCCGTGGCCCGCGGACTCGTCAACTTCGACGCCAAGGAGATCCCGCAGCTGCTCGGCCGCTCCACCCGCGACCTGGCGCGGGAGCTCGGTCCGGCCTACGAGCGCGAGGTCGTACATAGGGACGATCTGGTCGTACTGCACACCTGACAAACCCCTGAAACGGCTGAAAGTCCAGTCTTGGGGCAGAGACCTTCACGAAAACCGCCCCATCCCCGGCTGCGGACTGGTCAACTTTGTAGCGGGGACACAGCGGGGTACAGCACAGTAAACGCATTCACAGGAGGCCGCCGGTGAGACGAGCGCGCCCGGGGGCGCCGCCCCGAGGAACGGGTGGCCGGGCCCTGACCAGCGTCGGAGCAGGTTCCGGCTTCGACAGGAGCCGGACCACGGAGCGAGGGGACGACCGGACCACCCGGCCCGAGCAGACGGTGGTGAAGGAGGAACGCACCCCGTCCAAGCTGTGGCACATCACGCTCAGCGTCTCGGGAGCCGCCACTCCGCTGAGTGAGATCAGACGCGGACTCGAACAGCTCGCGCACGACCATCCCTTCCTGCTGACCAGCAGGTACGCCAACGACCACGCGGAGATCCGTTACTGGGAAGAGGCCCGCGACCTGCACGACGCGGCGGCCGTCGCGCTGCGACTGTGGGGCGAACACCGCTCCACGGCCAGGCTTCCGCCTTGGGAGATCGTCGGCCTGGAGGTCATCGACCGCGAGACGTACCACCAGCGCGTCGCCGAGGGGTACGGTCCGCCCCCGGCCGCTCCGATCGGAGTGCACCCGTACTGACGGGACACCCGCTGCCGGGGCGGCCGTCCCGGCAGCACGGGCGTCCCGGCAGCACGGCTGGCCCGCAGTAGGGCCGTCTCGCGGTATGGCCGTCTCGCATCACGGGATAAGTGACGGATGCCCGCTGTGTGCGCACTACCCTGCGGGCATGACCACGCTCTCGCCGTACGACAACATGTCCCCGGTCGCCCAGGCGGCCTACCGGGCACGCTCCGCCGCCGCCGACATCGCGCCGCTGCCGCGCGCGGCGAAGGACGACGCGCTGCTGGCGATTGCGGACGCGCTGGAGGTGCGGACGGGCGAGATCGTCGCGGCCAACGCCGAGGACGTCGCCCGCGCCCGCGAGGCCGGGACCAGCGAGTCGATCATCGACCGGCTCACCCTCACCCCGGAACGGATCCGCGCCATCGCCGCCGATGTGCGGGACGTGGCGGCGCTGCCCGACCCGGTCGGCGAGGTCGTCCGCGGCTCGACCCTGCCCAACGGCATCGACCTGCGACAGGTCCGGGTGCCGCTCGGCGTGGTCGGGATCATCTACGAGGCCCGGCCCAATGTGACGGTCGACGCCGCGGCCCTCTGCCTGAAGTCGGGCAACGCCGTCCTGCTGCGCGGCTCGTCCTCCGCGTACTCCTCCAACGCCGCACTCGTACGGGTGCTGCGCGACGCGGTCGGCGGCTCCGGGCTCCCGGCCGACGCGGTGCAGCTGGTCCCGGGCGAGAGCCGTGACTCGGTACGCGAACTGATGCGGGCCCGCGGCCTCGTCGACGTCCTCATCCCGCGCGGCGGCGCCTCGCTGATCCGTGCCGTGGTCGAGGAATCCACCGTGCCGGTCATCGAGACCGGCACCGGCAACTGCCATGTGTACGTGGACGCGCAGACCGACCTCGACATGGCCGTGGACATCCTGATCAACTCCAAGGCGCAGCGCCCGAGCGTCTGCAACGCCGCCGAGACGCTCCTGGTCCACAAGGACATCGCCGCGCAGTTCCTGCCGCGCGCCCTGGACGCGCTGGCCGACGCGGGCGTGACCGTGCACGGCGACGAGCGGGTGCTCGAATACGCCGAGGGCTCCAAGGCCACCGTGGTGGAGGCGACGCCGGAGGACTGGGAGACCGAGTACCTCTCCTACGACATCGCCGCGGCCGTCGTGGAGTCGCTGGACGCGGCCGTCGCGCACATCCGCCTCTGGTCCTCCGGCCACACCGAGGCGATCGTGACCACCTCCCAGGCCGCGGCCCGCCGCTTCACCCAACTGGTGGACTCCACGACGGTGGCCGTGAACGCGTCCACCCGCTTCACCGACGGCGGTCAGTTCGGCTTCGGCGCCGAGATCGGCATCTCCACGCAGAAGCTGCACGCCAGGGGCCCGATGGGCCTGCCGGAGCTCACCTCGACGAAGTACATCGTCACGGGCGACGGCCACGTGCGGTGACCTTCCGGGTTCGGTGAATGTTTGCGGGCTCCCTGCCCAGAACGAACCGGCGGGGCTAGTCTGGAGCCGTGCCGGACGACGTGGGGGGCAGGCCGTTCCCGGACGGCTGGGAGCCCGACGACGACCGCGGGGGCGCGGACGAGGACTTCGCCTCCGTGGTGTTCGACGAGGACTTCGTACGGGCCGCCGAGATCCATGAGCCGACCGCCGTCGAGCGGCTGCTGGCAGCCGCCCAGGCGCGTGCCGAGGCCGAGGCCTCCCGGGCGCTGGCGGGCGGCGGCCCCATGGACGACGACCTCTACGACGAGGGGTACGGCCCCGGTGTGTACGGCCGCCAGAGCGCCTACGGCGATCCGCTGGACCCAGACGACGACGCGTACGGCACCGGCCCCTACGGGCGCCACGGCGGCGCTCTGCGGCCCTACCGGGGTGCGGCGCGCTGGCACCGGCCGGTGGCCTGGCTACTCGCCGTGCTCATGGGCATCGGCATGGTCGCGCTGGCTTTCAGCGCCGTCTACCGCAACTCGTCCGGCAGCCGCCAGGACCCCGCCCCGCCGCCCGCCACGACCGGCGTGGACAGCGCTCCCGGCTCCGCCCCCGGCCCCGCTCCATCGGCCTCCACGGGCTATCTGCGCCCCACGGTGTCCGCGTTCCCCCGTACGGACTGAGGCGCGCGCCCGCAGCGGGCCGGGCTCTCGTGCGCCGGCGCATGCCCGCGCGTACCCGGTGTGCCGGTGTATCCGCGAATACCCTTGTGTGCCCCACTCTCTATCTGTATGCCCCACTCTCTTCGCATTCCACGCACGCCCTGAAAGAGCGCCCCCGGGCTCTGGCGGGACTCCCGGCCGGTTCTCCCGCGGTTCTCCCCGGTTCTCTCGCGGCTGGGCGTTTACCCCGGTCGTAATCGACCTACCCTGAAGGTGTGACCCCTCTCTTCGAGGGGGCTTCTCACTCGTCCGTACATGCGCAGTCGTGCGACGTCATACGAACTCATGACGGGCAGGCCCTGTCCGAAGCCAATCGGCCGAAGCAGAGCGAAGCGTTTCGGCCCCGGTCGGTGACGTGGAGTCGGGAGAAGTCATGGCAGGCCGCGGAGAACCACCAGAAGGGCCACCCGAGAGTCCGGCGGGCGGCGGTGAGGACGAGTACCGGTCACTCGTCTTCGACGAGTCGTTCGTGCGCGCTGCCCGGCTGCAGGAATTCTCCGCCCAGGAGCGCATGGAGGACCACGCCCCTGCCGTACGCAGCCTGCCGGCCCGGCACCTGCGCACCGGATCCAGAGCCGGCATCGCCCTGGTCCTGCTCATCGCCCTGGCCTTCGGAATGGCCGTGTACATGGGCCTTCGCCACCCCTACGAGGCGCCCGCCGGCAGACGGGCCGAGCCGCTGAGGTCGACCGTCGTACCCCTGGCGCCGCAGGGCGCCGTACCGGGCGGAACCGCCGCCGCCCTCCTCGCGAAGAGCCCCGCCGCACACTTCGGAACAGGTGCCGCAGGCATCAATCTGCCGGCGGTCAGGCGGACGGACAACTTCTCGGACAGCCAGGTGGAGACCGCCCTGACCACGGTCAAGGACTATCTGGTGGCCTCCTCGCTCGACCCCGACGTTCTCACCGGCGCCGCGGTACGCCCGGTGGAAATGCTGCTCGATCCGGATCAGACGGCCCAGTTCGAGCGCAGCATGAACCGGCCGCAGGACGACGGGCAGCATGCCGCGACCGGGTGGCTGGTGCGGTTCGACCCGGCGAAGGTGGCACTGGCCGCTCCGGACATCCGGGTCCGCGGCACCCTGAGCTACACCGAGGAGGGGTCCGACACGCTGGAGGTGGTGTCGGACCACACCTTCACCTACACGCTCCGCCCGGCCGTCGCGGGACCCCAACAGGCGGGCGCTGCCTCGCTCTTCACCGTACGGCGCGAGCTGCACTTCCGCTTCGACCGGGAGGACCTGCGGCTGCACCGGGCGGAGCTGCGCACCAGCTACGTCCAGGCCGGACCGGAGGCGTGCCCGGCGGACACCACCGGTGCGCTGCGACCGCTGCTCGCCGGACAGCACGCCGCCTCCCGCGGCCCCGCGGGCACCGACCCGTACGCCACGGGCCGGCCCACCGCGGCGCTCTGCGGAACCCTGGCGGTCAGCTCCCCGCAGGCCCCGACCCGGTCCCCGGGCCATCAGGGTTCCCCGGCTCCTCCGGCCTCGCAGAGTCCGCGGAGCCGTCCGTAGCGCCGCCCTTGCCGGCCGAGCCCCCGCCCTGGCCGGTGAACTTGTCGCGGAGCTTGCCGCCCAGGTCCCCGGCGCCCCCGGCGATGTCGCCGACCAGCTTCATCAGCGGATCCTTGCTGGAGCGCACCGTGTCCGCGTAGTGGGCCGCGGACTCCCGGAAGGAGTCGGTCACCGAGGTGTCCTTGTCCTCGTCGCGCCGCGGGTAGTGGCCGTCCATGATCCGCTGGTAGTCGCGGGTCTCGGACCACTTCTTCAGCTCGGCCGCACGCACCGTGGTGAACGGGTGCGAGCGCGGCAGCAGGTTGAGGATCTTGAGCACCGAGTCGCGCAGATCGCCGCCCTTCTCGTACTCGTCGGCCTGCGCGAGGAAGGCGTCCACGTTCATCTCGTGCAGATGATTGCCGCCCGCGATCTTCATCAGACCGCGCATCGACGCCTGCAGATCCTGGCCGACGAGCAGCCCGGCCCGGTCGGCCGACAGCTCGGACTTGCGGAACCATTCGCGCAACGCCGTCACGATCGCCATGATCGCGACATTGCCGAGCGGTATCCAGGCGACCTTCAGCGCGATACTGGTGAGGAACAGAAGGATCGTGCGGTACACCGCGTGGCCGGAGAGCGCGTGTCCCACCTCGTGGCCGATGACGGCCCGCATCTCCTCCTCGTCGAGCAGCTCCACCAGCCCCGTCGTCACCACGATGATCGGCTCGTCGAGGCCGATGCACATGGCGTTGGGCTGCGGGTCCTGGTTGACATACATCGGAGGGACCTTCTCCAGGTCCAGGATGTAACAGGCGTCCCGAAGCATGTCGTTGAGGTGGGCGAACTGCGCGTCGCTCACCCGGACGGAGTCGGAGAGGAAGAGCAGTCGGAGACTGCGCTCGGGCAGCAGGCCGCTCAGTGTCTTGAACACGGTGTCGAAACCGCTCAGCTTGCGCAGGGCCACCAGGGCCGAGCGGTCCGCCGGGTGTTCGTAGGCCCGGGACGAGATCCCTGCGAAACGCCTGCGCTGCCTGCTCGGCACGTTCTCGTGGCTCTCGTGGCTGCGTTCGGTCATGAATGGGCCCCCTGTTCGTACGAGATGTCGCTCGCCCCCCTGACAAATCCCAGCGTAGGTGCTGGGGCTACGGTGTGCGGGGGGCTGTGGATAACTGAGGAGACGCCCGACATGCCGCATACCGTTGCTCTGCTCGCCGCCGCGTCCGGGGAGCAGGGGCCCGGCAACACGCTTCGCATCGTGCTGCTCGCCTCGCTCGTCGGAGCCGTACTGCTCGGCTGGTTCCTGCTCCGCGGATACCGCAACGACGACAACAACGACTGAGTCGGCGTGAGCGTGCCCGGGGCTCCCGCATACGATGTGCGCGACGTCTTCCTTCCGACTCCCGATCGATAGGTCCTGCCGAAGATGAGCCTCACGAGCACCGCGCACCAGCTGGTCACTCTCGCCTCCGAGGGCGGCGAGCACGGTGGCAACCACGAAAGCCTCAGCCCGTATCTCACCGGGGGCGGTGCGTTCGTCGCGCTGCTGCTCCTGCTCTGGATCACCACTCGCTTCAACCGCGACCGCTGAGGCGAAGGCGTACAGCTGTGCCAGTAGGCTCTGCACGCATGGGAGAGCAGGAAGTGCCTACCGGCCGCGGAAAGCGCCGACTCGGCGTGATGGGCGGGACGTTTGACCCGATTCATCATGGACACCTGGTGGCGGCCAGCGAAGTGGCCGCCCAGTTCCACCTCGACGAGGTGATCTTCGTTCCGACCGGGCAGCCGTGGCAGAAGAGCCACAAGCACGTCTCCCCGGCCGAGGACCGATATCTGATGACGGTCATCGCGACGGCGTCCAACCCCCAGTTCTCGGTCAGCC contains the following coding sequences:
- a CDS encoding M48 family metallopeptidase, which translates into the protein MTERSHESHENVPSRQRRRFAGISSRAYEHPADRSALVALRKLSGFDTVFKTLSGLLPERSLRLLFLSDSVRVSDAQFAHLNDMLRDACYILDLEKVPPMYVNQDPQPNAMCIGLDEPIIVVTTGLVELLDEEEMRAVIGHEVGHALSGHAVYRTILLFLTSIALKVAWIPLGNVAIMAIVTALREWFRKSELSADRAGLLVGQDLQASMRGLMKIAGGNHLHEMNVDAFLAQADEYEKGGDLRDSVLKILNLLPRSHPFTTVRAAELKKWSETRDYQRIMDGHYPRRDEDKDTSVTDSFRESAAHYADTVRSSKDPLMKLVGDIAGGAGDLGGKLRDKFTGQGGGSAGKGGATDGSADSARPEEPGNPDGPGTGSGPAGS
- the proB gene encoding glutamate 5-kinase, producing MVKVGSSSLTTAAGGLDADRVDALVDVLAKVRSGGEREIVLVSSGAIAAGLAPLGLLRRPKDLARQQAAASVGQGLLVARYTASFARYGVRVGQVLLTSNDTSRRAHYRNAYRTLDQLLDMGALPVVNENDTVATDEIRFGDNDRLAALVAHLVRADLLVLLSDVDGLYDGDPSTPGTSRVAEVAGPEDLAGVTIGSAGKAGVGTGGMVTKVEAARIATAAGVPVVLTSASRAADALAGRDTGTYFHRTGRRSADRLLWLAHASTPQGSLTLDDGAVEAVVERHSSLLPAGIASVEGEFTAGDPVELRDLEGRPVARGLVNFDAKEIPQLLGRSTRDLARELGPAYEREVVHRDDLVVLHT
- a CDS encoding class I SAM-dependent methyltransferase, with product MNRHDFLRHLHRVYRPRNYLEIGVNDGRSLALSRVPSVAVDPAFRVVTDISCDVHLVKATSDDFFARKDPLLHLRNGRNPFRALARRDPLNVLGGDPKLELAFIDGMHLFEYALRDFMNVEKHARWSSVIVLDDMLPRDVDEAARDRHTKYWTGDVYKVVQVLRRYRPDLVVVEVDTEPTGVVAVFGANPESDVLKNAYDKIIEEFVVPDPQDVPQEVLVRKNAVRPETLLRADFWPALARARNLRRPRSAFAPLRSRIEAVTG
- a CDS encoding glutamate-5-semialdehyde dehydrogenase — encoded protein: MTTLSPYDNMSPVAQAAYRARSAAADIAPLPRAAKDDALLAIADALEVRTGEIVAANAEDVARAREAGTSESIIDRLTLTPERIRAIAADVRDVAALPDPVGEVVRGSTLPNGIDLRQVRVPLGVVGIIYEARPNVTVDAAALCLKSGNAVLLRGSSSAYSSNAALVRVLRDAVGGSGLPADAVQLVPGESRDSVRELMRARGLVDVLIPRGGASLIRAVVEESTVPVIETGTGNCHVYVDAQTDLDMAVDILINSKAQRPSVCNAAETLLVHKDIAAQFLPRALDALADAGVTVHGDERVLEYAEGSKATVVEATPEDWETEYLSYDIAAAVVESLDAAVAHIRLWSSGHTEAIVTTSQAAARRFTQLVDSTTVAVNASTRFTDGGQFGFGAEIGISTQKLHARGPMGLPELTSTKYIVTGDGHVR
- the rfbC gene encoding dTDP-4-dehydrorhamnose 3,5-epimerase → MRQLSIAGAWVHEPKVFPDSRGSFHEWFKASELSEAVGHTLRLAQANFSISSRGTLRGVHFADVPPSQAKYVKCVRGAVLDVIVDIRVGSPTYKQWEAVRLDDVDHHSVYLAEGLGHAFMALTDDASVAYLCSEGYAPGREHGINPLDPELAIEWPQGITPLLSDKDAAAPSLAEAEEQGLLPTYEACQEYYAQLRARG
- a CDS encoding glycosyltransferase family A protein — protein: MPVKVSVVIPVYNPGKYIDPCIDSLLRQTLPAGEFEVLFVNDGSTDDTRERLEKLAGEHSHFRVITIPNSGWPGKPRNIGVDEAKGEYVQFVDQDDYLASGALQRLYDMGHRNGSDIVIGKVASNFRGVPHGVFKKNREKCTLQDAPLYDSLTPHKMFRTEFLRENGIAYPEGKRRLEDQLYMMQAYFPAKVVSILGNYTCYYYSRRDDGQNAGSAKIVPSGYYGNLREVLDVVVDNTEPGEFRDMLLRRFYRVEMLGRLSEPAVLKYDPAYLDEMCDAVQGLAADFMDDGVHDGLGPVLRLRSTLLRNDDRQGLVRISRFAASVKAAARLEKFDWRPDGRIDLTISGRLVHGEDQTPLTLLRRDGRYFLHPDLTEGLLPDGELLDVTDDMSGFSAELSLRNRETAVEWSCPASFTARVEELGDDVCEVVLHGTGQIGSEAVKGRGRVSRGFWDVWVPLRGLGLVRKARLGADRAPEVDAACLPASLGSPARAVIPYFTDPHGNITLDVARRAKRLAEYLEGRPVRRSPGGRTELRLDLFTTSATVPSATTLVLSPADGSDGPSHRLRTTLRPTDGRAHLTVPDRAPGVAPGTWKLAVRLDGDKNPPFHLCDVTVGKGGRITVPQGLPAIDAEIMRGIVGRRRKAKLRRALRTVGGPLVRRLPAKSRKRARRLAARFTG